A genome region from Natranaeroarchaeum sulfidigenes includes the following:
- a CDS encoding NADH-quinone oxidoreductase subunit D, which translates to MSKQEKPVPADIGVDDAGGVDYDELEALLGDLVLDREEHINAEGFVVRPDEVQDALFRLRDEADFDHLSCVTAQEYDDRFESIYHLKKFDDPTQEVNVVVPTTTDNPVSQTAEPVYRTAAWHEREAYDLVGIEYEGHPDLRRILLPETWQGHPLRESYDQDKPQIVPLSEHANPLQDDHRGDGEQADTMFLNIGPHHPATHGVLHLKTVLDGEQVADVEPDIGYLHRCEEQMCQQGTYRHQIMPYPDRWDYISSGLLNEWAYARAAEDLADLEVPEYAQIIRTMGAEMCRIASHMLALATFALDINGDFTATFMYAIQDREQVQNLLEDLTGQRLMFNYFRLGGVAWDLPEPREEFFEKTRDFLDGLPESVAEYHNLLTNNEVLQSRTIETGVLNPDVAKQYGVTGPVARGSGIDYDIRRDDPYGYYDELEWDVITEDGCDNFARLLVRMQEVEESAKIIDQCVDLLEDWPEEDRTIQSNVPRTLKPDPDTEIYRAVEGAKGELGIYIRADGTDKPGRFKIRSPCFSNLQALPEMSEGGYIADLVATLGSLDIVLGEVDR; encoded by the coding sequence ATGAGCAAGCAGGAAAAACCAGTGCCCGCTGACATCGGCGTCGACGACGCTGGCGGTGTCGACTACGACGAACTCGAAGCGCTGCTCGGCGATCTCGTACTCGACCGGGAGGAACATATAAACGCCGAAGGGTTCGTCGTCCGCCCCGACGAAGTACAGGATGCGCTGTTCCGCCTGCGTGATGAGGCCGACTTCGATCACCTCTCTTGTGTCACCGCACAGGAGTACGACGATCGCTTCGAGTCTATCTATCATCTCAAAAAGTTCGACGACCCCACCCAGGAGGTCAACGTCGTCGTGCCGACGACCACCGACAACCCGGTCAGCCAGACCGCAGAACCAGTCTACCGGACGGCGGCGTGGCACGAACGCGAAGCCTACGATCTTGTAGGAATCGAGTACGAGGGCCATCCCGACCTCCGACGTATTCTCCTTCCAGAAACGTGGCAGGGGCATCCACTCCGGGAGAGCTACGATCAGGACAAGCCACAGATCGTCCCGCTCTCCGAACACGCCAACCCGCTGCAGGATGACCACCGTGGCGATGGCGAGCAGGCCGACACAATGTTTCTCAACATCGGTCCGCACCACCCAGCAACCCACGGCGTACTTCACCTGAAAACTGTTCTCGACGGCGAGCAGGTCGCAGATGTCGAGCCCGACATCGGCTATCTCCATCGCTGTGAGGAACAGATGTGCCAGCAGGGAACGTATCGTCATCAGATCATGCCCTATCCCGACCGGTGGGACTACATCTCCTCTGGCCTCCTCAACGAATGGGCGTACGCACGTGCTGCCGAGGATCTGGCGGACCTGGAGGTCCCCGAATACGCACAGATCATCCGCACGATGGGTGCGGAGATGTGCCGGATCGCCTCGCACATGCTCGCGTTGGCGACCTTTGCACTGGACATCAACGGTGATTTCACGGCCACGTTCATGTACGCGATTCAGGATCGCGAGCAGGTCCAGAACCTGCTCGAAGACCTGACCGGCCAGCGTCTGATGTTCAACTATTTCCGACTGGGTGGCGTCGCGTGGGACCTTCCGGAACCGCGTGAGGAGTTCTTTGAGAAGACCCGCGACTTCCTCGACGGGCTACCGGAATCCGTCGCCGAGTATCACAACCTACTGACTAACAACGAAGTTCTTCAGTCCCGAACGATCGAGACCGGTGTTCTCAACCCGGATGTTGCAAAGCAGTACGGTGTGACAGGCCCAGTCGCCCGGGGATCGGGCATCGACTACGATATCCGCCGTGACGACCCGTACGGCTACTACGATGAGCTCGAGTGGGACGTCATCACGGAGGACGGCTGTGACAACTTCGCTCGACTGCTAGTCAGGATGCAGGAGGTCGAGGAGTCCGCAAAGATCATCGACCAGTGCGTCGACTTGCTCGAAGACTGGCCTGAGGAGGATCGGACGATCCAGAGTAACGTACCGCGCACGCTCAAGCCCGACCCTGACACCGAGATCTACCGCGCGGTCGAGGGGGCAAAAGGCGAGCTCGGAATCTACATTCGCGCCGATGGGACGGACAAACCCGGCCGGTTCAAGATCCGGAGTCCGTGTTTCTCCAATCTCCAGGCGCTTCCGGAGATGTCCGAGGGTGGTTACATCGCGGATCTCGTAGCGACGCTTGGTAGCCTCGATATCGTCCTCGGGGAGGTGGATCGATGA
- a CDS encoding NADH-quinone oxidoreductase subunit B gives MSSDNPRDAIAESTAPVTETREARTGPGADDRFNSKLREAFGASPFILTKFDKFMNWVRGSSMFMLQFGIACCSIEMMHTYAVKHDLDRFGSGVPRASPRQADVIIVPGTIVSKFAPRMKRVYDQMPEPKFVVGMGSCTISGGPFQEGYNVVKGAEEVIPVDIHIPGCPPRPEALVYGVVKLQERVANGETAPVTVKPYELQQFDDLPRDEVVDKLADQIDEDDLVMRYNWADSP, from the coding sequence ATGAGTAGCGATAACCCACGGGACGCGATTGCGGAGAGTACAGCGCCGGTAACAGAGACGCGCGAGGCCCGAACCGGTCCGGGCGCTGACGATCGGTTCAACTCGAAGCTCCGCGAGGCCTTTGGCGCATCGCCGTTCATTCTCACGAAGTTCGACAAGTTCATGAACTGGGTGCGTGGCTCCTCGATGTTCATGCTCCAGTTCGGGATCGCGTGCTGTAGCATCGAGATGATGCACACCTATGCGGTCAAACACGACCTCGATCGGTTCGGCTCCGGCGTTCCGCGTGCTTCGCCACGTCAGGCGGACGTTATCATCGTTCCCGGGACGATCGTCTCGAAGTTCGCCCCGCGGATGAAACGCGTCTATGACCAGATGCCGGAACCGAAGTTCGTGGTCGGGATGGGCTCGTGTACGATCTCCGGCGGCCCGTTCCAGGAAGGATACAACGTCGTCAAGGGTGCGGAGGAGGTCATCCCGGTCGATATTCACATCCCTGGCTGTCCGCCCCGCCCGGAGGCACTCGTCTACGGCGTCGTCAAGCTACAGGAGCGCGTCGCCAACGGCGAGACTGCACCGGTGACGGTCAAACCATACGAGCTCCAGCAGTTCGACGACCTCCCGCGCGACGAGGTCGTCGACAAGCTGGCCGACCAGATCGACGAAGACGATCTCGTCATGCGATACAACTGGGCTGATTCGCCATGA
- a CDS encoding chemotaxis protein CheC, with protein MKLDVTALGTFYQMAQEGAGLAAGRLTRMTDVDTRVGVTKLNFMRGSDIRAELGDDVRKVGIRVELTGALDGHAVLVFDWESATHLVRTLQPSVDPEETLPDSPDEEFDEMNRSAITEVGQIMHSGFIDGWADVLGTAIDVSTPEYVDGDSAEPFLAGVDTAPGADDLALLFQSQIEAIDTEIQFRYYLFPDHDSMEEVLTQQGVSSDDGIEYDKLAGFDRLAQRGADEVASNVTTMTGIETDVEIRRLNFVPLEVLPEEINDEMLIGVAFEFDGMPSGYLVFLFDESSAREIVNAMLPMAPDDEFDEMGQSAIKELGNIMASGFLDGWANVLDTTIDHSPPEYTHDMGAAVIDPVVIQLGEEQEYAFVFDTSVQAADREFDCNIYAVPDESDLERAINDLPMDRIEEVPTKATLEEVETDQ; from the coding sequence ATGAAACTCGATGTCACTGCACTCGGAACGTTCTATCAGATGGCCCAAGAGGGGGCCGGTCTCGCGGCAGGTCGGCTCACACGGATGACCGACGTCGACACGCGCGTCGGCGTGACGAAATTGAACTTCATGCGCGGATCGGATATTCGCGCGGAACTCGGAGACGACGTTCGGAAAGTCGGGATTCGGGTCGAACTGACTGGCGCCCTTGACGGTCACGCTGTACTGGTCTTCGACTGGGAAAGCGCAACGCATCTCGTCCGGACGTTACAGCCATCTGTCGACCCGGAGGAGACGCTTCCCGACAGCCCAGACGAGGAGTTCGACGAGATGAACAGGAGCGCGATCACCGAGGTCGGACAGATAATGCACAGCGGCTTTATCGATGGCTGGGCGGACGTCCTCGGTACTGCGATCGACGTTTCGACGCCCGAATACGTCGACGGGGACTCCGCGGAGCCGTTCCTCGCAGGGGTCGATACGGCACCCGGCGCGGACGACCTGGCACTGCTCTTCCAGAGCCAGATCGAAGCGATCGACACCGAGATCCAGTTTCGGTACTACCTCTTCCCCGATCACGACTCGATGGAGGAGGTCCTGACCCAGCAGGGTGTATCGAGCGACGACGGGATCGAATACGACAAGCTGGCCGGGTTCGACCGCCTCGCACAGCGCGGTGCGGACGAGGTCGCCTCGAACGTCACCACGATGACCGGGATCGAGACCGACGTGGAAATCCGGCGGCTCAACTTCGTGCCACTGGAGGTGCTTCCCGAAGAGATCAACGACGAGATGCTGATCGGTGTCGCGTTCGAGTTCGACGGGATGCCAAGCGGCTATCTCGTCTTCCTGTTCGATGAATCCTCCGCCCGGGAGATCGTCAACGCAATGCTCCCGATGGCACCGGATGACGAGTTCGACGAGATGGGACAGAGTGCGATCAAAGAGCTCGGAAACATCATGGCCAGTGGCTTCCTTGACGGCTGGGCGAACGTACTCGACACGACGATCGATCACTCCCCGCCGGAGTACACCCACGATATGGGCGCTGCCGTGATCGATCCGGTCGTCATTCAGCTCGGCGAAGAACAGGAGTACGCGTTCGTGTTCGATACCTCCGTACAGGCAGCCGATCGTGAGTTCGACTGTAACATCTACGCGGTGCCCGACGAGTCGGATCTGGAACGGGCGATCAACGACCTGCCGATGGACCGGATCGAAGAAGTACCCACAAAGGCAACCCTCGAAGAGGTCGAGACCGACCAATGA
- a CDS encoding chemotaxis protein CheD: MKTYGSEPGAPEPDPVRVGISEFEVSDTGQCLKSYGLGSCVAVALYDDQSQVGGLAHVMLPNGDENHDMSERKPGKFADTAIRAMLRQMVETGASYTDVEAKLAGGGDMFEFESFGDGVGQRNVIAAQEELDKLGVPIVAEEVGGQEGRTVEFDTATGILSIRTADGEGTVEEL, encoded by the coding sequence ATGAAGACCTACGGAAGTGAACCGGGCGCACCCGAGCCGGATCCAGTCAGAGTTGGCATCTCCGAGTTCGAGGTCAGCGATACCGGTCAGTGTCTCAAGTCCTACGGACTGGGCTCCTGTGTTGCGGTCGCACTGTACGACGACCAGTCGCAGGTCGGTGGGCTTGCACACGTGATGTTGCCAAACGGTGATGAGAACCACGATATGAGCGAGCGAAAACCCGGCAAGTTCGCCGATACAGCCATCCGAGCAATGCTTCGCCAGATGGTCGAAACCGGGGCCAGCTACACTGACGTAGAAGCGAAACTCGCTGGCGGCGGCGACATGTTCGAGTTCGAGAGCTTCGGCGACGGCGTCGGGCAGCGAAACGTCATCGCGGCACAGGAGGAACTCGACAAGCTTGGCGTACCGATTGTCGCCGAGGAAGTCGGCGGGCAGGAGGGCCGAACCGTCGAGTTTGACACTGCAACCGGTATCCTCTCGATCCGGACTGCCGACGGGGAGGGGACAGTTGAGGAACTGTGA
- a CDS encoding complex I subunit 1/NuoH family protein has protein sequence MNSVLLQTEVPLMPDQLVDLLGLDALGVAGDFVGALIGAVVIASIMLANAALAGPWAKRKITAAFTDRIAVNRVGPFGLFIIIADSVRLLSKELIIPEGADRPAYDIGPLLVVLSALGGFAVIPMGSLGPLNFQLADPEIGLVYVFAVASIASLGLVMCGYASDNKYSMLGGLRAVAQNLAYEIPLIVTAMSVVIFAGTLQLSEIVAAQQETLVTVAGFAIPTWFAFVNPFAFVLFLVANLAEVGRNPFDTPEAPTEIVAGYQTEYSSVYFVLIYLGEFVHIFLGGAIVAVVFLGGPDGPVLPGLFWMLIKMWAVFLFTQWARSAIPRVRIDQLIEIGWKGLLVLSFANLILTAVIVGVLAL, from the coding sequence ATGAACTCGGTTCTGCTGCAGACTGAAGTCCCGTTGATGCCAGACCAGCTCGTCGACCTGCTTGGGCTCGACGCGCTGGGTGTCGCTGGTGACTTCGTCGGTGCACTGATCGGTGCAGTAGTAATCGCGTCGATCATGCTGGCCAACGCCGCGCTCGCCGGGCCGTGGGCGAAGCGAAAGATCACCGCCGCGTTCACCGACCGGATCGCGGTAAACCGGGTCGGGCCGTTTGGACTGTTCATCATCATCGCTGACTCCGTTCGTCTGCTCTCGAAGGAGCTCATTATTCCGGAAGGCGCAGATCGTCCAGCGTACGATATCGGCCCACTGCTGGTCGTGTTATCCGCGCTCGGTGGCTTTGCGGTGATCCCGATGGGATCGCTTGGCCCACTGAACTTCCAGCTTGCTGACCCGGAGATCGGGCTAGTCTACGTGTTCGCGGTCGCCTCGATAGCCAGCCTCGGGCTGGTGATGTGTGGTTACGCTTCGGACAACAAGTACTCGATGCTCGGTGGGCTGCGCGCAGTTGCACAGAACCTCGCCTACGAGATTCCGCTGATCGTCACAGCGATGTCCGTCGTGATCTTTGCAGGGACGCTCCAGCTGTCCGAGATCGTCGCCGCACAGCAGGAGACGCTCGTGACAGTGGCCGGGTTCGCGATCCCGACGTGGTTTGCGTTCGTCAACCCATTCGCATTCGTCCTGTTCCTCGTGGCGAATCTCGCAGAAGTGGGTCGGAACCCCTTCGATACGCCGGAGGCCCCGACCGAGATCGTTGCTGGGTACCAGACCGAGTACTCGTCGGTGTACTTCGTGCTAATCTACCTCGGCGAGTTCGTTCACATCTTCCTCGGCGGTGCGATCGTCGCGGTGGTCTTCCTCGGTGGTCCAGACGGTCCGGTGTTGCCCGGGCTCTTCTGGATGCTCATCAAGATGTGGGCCGTGTTCCTGTTCACCCAGTGGGCACGCTCGGCGATCCCGCGCGTTCGGATCGATCAGCTGATCGAGATCGGCTGGAAGGGACTTCTCGTCCTTTCCTTTGCTAACCTGATCCTCACTGCGGTCATCGTGGGGGTGCTAGCACTATGA
- a CDS encoding CheR family methyltransferase — translation MSSEHAPGFEALTRFVEEELDFATSHYNDSYLNRRFSSRLRRTRSDDFEGYLKLVREDPDEQVALLDALSINVTGFFRNPDVWEGIRSVLRTLSDEQERIHVWSTACADGREPYSMAMLGLDDPRTAGDQLSILATDISEPALETAREGVYESSKTIDIGDQLTFLSNYHRYVDQSGDRFEIREPVRRMVTFEHHDLINDGAKSGFDLVVCRNLFIYIDNGYKEEMLETISESLRPGGYLVIGKAETIPPDLKSDFTILDGRMRIYQKS, via the coding sequence GTGAGCAGTGAGCACGCGCCGGGTTTTGAGGCACTGACGAGGTTCGTCGAAGAGGAGCTCGATTTCGCGACGAGCCACTACAACGATAGCTACCTGAACCGGCGGTTCTCCTCTCGTCTGCGTCGGACCCGTTCCGATGACTTCGAGGGGTACCTGAAGCTGGTCCGTGAGGACCCAGACGAGCAGGTAGCATTACTTGACGCGCTTTCGATCAATGTCACCGGATTCTTTCGCAATCCGGACGTCTGGGAGGGTATCAGATCGGTGCTTCGGACCCTGAGCGACGAGCAAGAGCGGATTCACGTCTGGAGTACTGCCTGTGCTGATGGACGCGAACCTTACTCGATGGCGATGCTCGGACTCGACGATCCACGAACGGCAGGAGACCAGCTCTCCATTCTCGCGACCGATATCAGCGAGCCGGCGCTCGAAACTGCCCGGGAGGGCGTCTACGAAAGCAGCAAAACGATCGATATCGGCGATCAGCTCACCTTCCTCTCGAACTACCATCGGTACGTCGACCAGTCGGGCGACCGCTTCGAGATCCGTGAGCCGGTGCGGCGCATGGTAACGTTCGAACACCACGATCTGATCAACGACGGCGCGAAATCCGGCTTCGATCTGGTGGTCTGCCGCAACCTCTTCATTTACATCGACAACGGCTACAAGGAGGAGATGCTAGAGACGATCTCCGAATCACTCCGACCCGGTGGCTATCTCGTTATCGGGAAAGCCGAGACGATCCCGCCGGATCTAAAATCCGACTTTACGATTCTCGACGGCCGAATGCGGATCTATCAGAAGTCGTGA
- a CDS encoding NADH-quinone oxidoreductase subunit A, whose translation MSWIAVGALALVAIGIPLVMMAASWLLRPSVPEDSKRATYESGEVPTGGTRIRFNIQYYMVALLFVVFDVETVLLFPWAVVYTDAIELVGLAHALVPMLVFVGILVVGLAWAWRSGVVEWARSPRVQERTKRIEQ comes from the coding sequence ATGTCATGGATCGCAGTCGGTGCGCTGGCGTTGGTCGCAATCGGGATTCCGCTCGTGATGATGGCGGCATCCTGGTTGCTGCGACCCAGCGTGCCAGAAGACAGTAAACGCGCCACCTACGAGAGCGGTGAGGTTCCGACGGGTGGGACACGCATCCGATTCAACATCCAGTACTACATGGTCGCACTCCTGTTTGTCGTCTTTGACGTCGAGACCGTGCTTCTGTTCCCCTGGGCTGTTGTGTACACGGATGCCATCGAGCTTGTCGGGCTGGCACACGCGCTGGTTCCGATGCTCGTCTTCGTCGGCATCCTCGTCGTCGGACTCGCGTGGGCGTGGCGCAGTGGCGTAGTTGAGTGGGCACGGAGCCCACGCGTACAAGAACGGACCAAACGGATAGAACAATGA
- a CDS encoding NuoI/complex I 23 kDa subunit family protein, which produces MIGIMKSMATTMKHALDGNTFTVEYPDEAPEVSPRFRGVHKFSQERCIWCRQCENVCPNDTIQIVTDEQRQGEQYNLHIGQCIYCRLCEEVCPVDAILLTQNFEFTGDTKDDLVYNKEQLKSVPWYKDIDPLASREPDRDAWIGEGEGEADYQ; this is translated from the coding sequence ATGATCGGAATCATGAAATCAATGGCGACGACGATGAAACACGCGCTCGACGGCAACACGTTCACCGTCGAGTATCCCGACGAAGCTCCCGAAGTGAGTCCGCGATTCCGCGGCGTTCACAAGTTCAGCCAGGAGCGGTGTATCTGGTGTCGACAGTGTGAGAACGTCTGTCCGAACGACACGATTCAGATCGTCACCGACGAACAGCGTCAGGGCGAACAGTACAACCTCCACATCGGCCAGTGTATCTACTGCCGTCTCTGTGAGGAAGTCTGTCCCGTCGACGCCATCCTGCTGACACAGAACTTCGAGTTCACCGGCGACACGAAAGACGACCTCGTGTACAACAAAGAACAGTTGAAGTCCGTTCCGTGGTACAAGGATATCGACCCACTCGCCTCCCGCGAGCCTGACCGGGACGCATGGATCGGTGAGGGCGAAGGCGAAGCGGACTACCAGTAA
- a CDS encoding asparaginase, with protein MTPRIRVLATGGTIASTTGDGGATPSLTGDDLVDAVGDIEAYADIEVERVCDELSFHLGFDQVADLARAVERAAADGIDGIVVTHGTDTMEESAYYLDLVLDVDVPVVFTGAQRPADAVSADGPANLLAAIRTAGDDRFERGVYVAFGDRIHAARWVTKSHASAPDAYTSPGAGPVGELTSSGISLRRSPRSESVTLPAMEFTTTVKMLQSGLDVEDTLLRHAIVDGVDGVVLAASGIGNTSRRVGDTIDEAIERGLTIALATRCYRGEVAPKYGGSGGSYTLHDHGVIPAGGLPPWKARIKLGLALSVFDDEKDVREVFRGSDHDF; from the coding sequence ATGACCCCACGGATCCGTGTGCTGGCGACGGGCGGCACGATCGCGTCGACCACGGGAGACGGTGGTGCCACGCCGTCGCTGACCGGCGACGACCTCGTCGACGCTGTCGGCGATATCGAGGCGTACGCCGACATCGAGGTCGAACGTGTCTGCGACGAGTTGAGCTTTCACCTCGGCTTCGATCAGGTCGCCGACCTCGCACGAGCCGTCGAACGTGCGGCTGCGGACGGAATCGACGGCATCGTCGTTACCCACGGTACCGATACGATGGAAGAATCGGCGTACTATCTGGATCTCGTGCTTGATGTGGACGTGCCGGTCGTCTTCACCGGTGCACAGCGCCCAGCTGATGCCGTAAGCGCTGATGGCCCGGCGAATCTGCTAGCTGCGATTCGGACCGCCGGGGACGACCGGTTCGAGCGGGGCGTCTACGTCGCCTTCGGCGATCGTATCCACGCTGCCCGGTGGGTGACGAAATCGCACGCCAGCGCACCAGACGCATACACGTCGCCCGGGGCAGGCCCGGTCGGCGAACTGACTTCGAGCGGGATCTCGCTTCGTCGATCCCCTCGGAGCGAGTCGGTCACGCTCCCGGCAATGGAGTTTACGACTACGGTGAAGATGCTCCAGAGCGGTCTCGATGTCGAGGACACGTTGCTCAGGCACGCGATCGTCGACGGCGTCGATGGCGTGGTCCTCGCGGCCAGCGGGATCGGCAATACATCCCGTCGGGTCGGGGATACAATCGACGAGGCTATCGAACGAGGGCTGACGATCGCGCTGGCGACACGGTGCTACCGGGGTGAAGTTGCACCGAAGTACGGTGGCTCTGGTGGAAGTTACACGCTTCACGATCACGGTGTCATTCCGGCGGGTGGTCTCCCCCCATGGAAAGCCCGGATCAAACTCGGGCTCGCCCTATCGGTGTTTGACGACGAGAAAGATGTCCGAGAGGTGTTTCGAGGATCCGATCACGACTTCTGA
- a CDS encoding chemotaxis protein CheC, with product MSLMVDIRKLSFINEMAKVGTNGVADNMGKLTGEDAKMEVTKTNFIDVEDLTAQLDDGKRVGVRVRLMEPPHGHILILFPEESAKKITALMLNDMVDDMSSVSGEMARSAVEELGNMMASGFIDGWADVLGTTIDIATPQLVYAPAAEIVGRTASLGEEDLALFFDSSLNVPSYEIEAEIYAFPDLQEFVEMVNSIETTYE from the coding sequence ATGAGTCTAATGGTCGACATTCGGAAGTTGAGCTTCATTAACGAGATGGCGAAGGTCGGTACCAATGGGGTGGCCGACAACATGGGCAAGCTGACGGGCGAGGACGCCAAGATGGAGGTGACGAAAACCAACTTCATCGACGTCGAGGATCTCACCGCCCAGCTCGACGACGGCAAGCGTGTCGGGGTTCGGGTTCGGCTTATGGAGCCGCCCCACGGACACATCCTCATTCTTTTCCCCGAAGAGAGCGCAAAGAAGATCACGGCGCTCATGCTGAACGATATGGTGGACGATATGTCCTCGGTGTCGGGCGAGATGGCCCGGAGCGCTGTCGAGGAGCTTGGCAATATGATGGCGAGTGGCTTCATCGACGGCTGGGCCGACGTACTCGGCACAACGATCGATATCGCGACGCCTCAGCTGGTGTACGCGCCAGCAGCCGAGATCGTCGGCCGGACGGCGAGCCTCGGCGAGGAGGACCTCGCACTGTTCTTCGACTCCAGTCTCAACGTCCCAAGCTACGAGATCGAAGCCGAGATCTACGCCTTCCCTGACCTCCAGGAGTTCGTCGAGATGGTCAACAGCATCGAAACCACCTACGAGTAA
- a CDS encoding AIR carboxylase family protein, with amino-acid sequence MVDEVDALIEQLEAQAEQDGDPETTPDVGIVMGSDSDLDVMAGSEEGRAGAYDAFVEELGFEEQTDYENPPESRYTFETFVVSAHRTPELMYAYAETAADRGIDVIIAGAGGKSADLPNMTASIAYPLPVIGVPVQEKSVDSVIGMPTGAPLVAVDAGKSFNAALSAAQILSREHEELRDRLVEYHERLQADVGEVSRDLHELGTPGFRERWE; translated from the coding sequence ATGGTGGACGAAGTCGACGCGTTGATCGAGCAACTGGAGGCACAGGCTGAACAGGACGGCGACCCAGAAACGACGCCGGACGTCGGCATCGTCATGGGAAGTGACTCGGATCTCGACGTGATGGCCGGGAGCGAGGAGGGGCGGGCGGGCGCGTACGACGCCTTCGTCGAGGAACTCGGCTTCGAGGAGCAGACCGACTACGAGAATCCGCCGGAAAGCCGGTATACGTTCGAGACGTTCGTCGTCTCGGCTCATAGAACACCCGAGTTGATGTACGCGTACGCCGAGACCGCGGCCGACCGCGGGATCGACGTCATCATCGCCGGTGCTGGGGGGAAATCCGCGGACCTGCCGAACATGACGGCGTCGATCGCGTACCCGCTCCCGGTGATCGGGGTGCCCGTTCAGGAGAAATCCGTCGACTCGGTGATCGGGATGCCGACTGGTGCGCCGCTGGTCGCCGTCGACGCAGGGAAGTCCTTTAACGCCGCTCTCTCGGCAGCACAGATTCTCTCGCGTGAACACGAAGAACTTCGCGACCGCCTTGTCGAGTATCACGAGCGACTACAGGCGGACGTCGGGGAAGTCTCCCGAGACCTCCACGAACTCGGTACCCCCGGATTTCGTGAACGGTGGGAGTAG
- a CDS encoding 5-(carboxyamino)imidazole ribonucleotide synthase, with the protein MTPPLSTPGPTLGVVGGGQLGRMLGEAAGPLGIELIVLDPTPECPASPVVRDQIVGEFDDEEAVRELADRSDYLTFEIELADPDLLERLETAADVPVHPSPDTLRTIQDKLVQKDTLTEAGIPVPEYRPVDDAAELRAALDEFGTPAMVKAREGGYDGRGNVPIESPDDAESVLDSIAGPAMVEKFVDFERELSVIGVKGDEEVATFTTGENVHREEILRETIVPARASEDVLERARSVARDVLGLMDGRGVYGIELFETEEGEILVNEIAPRPHNSGHWTIEGAVTSQFEQHVRAVTGRPLGSTEQRDPTVMTNILGDVDETQPAELHGLDEILSTPRAALHWYGKRDVRPLRKMGHLTLTDSGVDPDEPAGSPDQLLARARDLRDAVTFTEG; encoded by the coding sequence ATGACACCACCGCTCTCGACGCCCGGCCCAACGCTTGGCGTCGTCGGAGGAGGACAGCTCGGCAGGATGCTCGGCGAGGCTGCCGGGCCGCTGGGGATCGAACTGATCGTCCTGGATCCGACGCCCGAGTGTCCTGCCTCACCGGTCGTCAGGGACCAGATCGTCGGCGAGTTCGACGACGAGGAGGCAGTCAGAGAGCTCGCTGATCGGTCGGACTATCTCACCTTCGAGATCGAACTCGCCGATCCGGACCTGCTCGAACGCCTCGAGACGGCCGCGGACGTCCCGGTCCACCCGTCTCCCGACACGCTTCGGACGATCCAGGACAAGCTCGTCCAGAAGGACACGCTGACCGAGGCTGGGATTCCTGTCCCCGAGTATCGTCCAGTCGACGATGCCGCGGAACTGCGTGCGGCCCTCGACGAGTTCGGGACGCCCGCGATGGTGAAAGCCCGTGAGGGGGGCTACGACGGCCGTGGTAACGTCCCCATCGAGTCCCCCGACGACGCAGAATCCGTGCTCGACTCCATCGCCGGGCCCGCGATGGTCGAGAAGTTCGTCGATTTCGAGCGCGAACTATCCGTGATCGGCGTCAAAGGGGACGAGGAAGTAGCGACGTTCACGACCGGCGAGAACGTCCACCGCGAGGAGATCCTGCGGGAGACGATCGTCCCCGCTCGCGCGTCCGAGGACGTACTGGAGCGCGCGCGGTCGGTTGCCCGGGATGTTCTCGGCCTGATGGACGGCCGGGGCGTCTACGGAATCGAACTCTTTGAAACGGAGGAGGGTGAGATTCTCGTCAATGAGATCGCGCCGCGCCCGCACAACTCCGGCCACTGGACTATCGAGGGCGCGGTTACCTCCCAGTTCGAACAGCACGTCCGGGCGGTCACCGGTCGGCCCCTCGGCTCGACCGAACAGCGTGATCCCACGGTGATGACCAATATTCTGGGCGATGTCGACGAGACTCAGCCTGCCGAACTCCACGGACTCGACGAGATACTTTCGACCCCGCGGGCGGCACTGCACTGGTACGGCAAACGGGATGTTCGCCCGCTCCGGAAGATGGGCCACCTCACGCTAACTGACTCGGGTGTCGATCCTGACGAGCCGGCGGGCAGTCCAGACCAGTTACTCGCACGCGCCCGTGACCTGCGGGACGCCGTGACATTCACCGAGGGCTGA